The Alistipes finegoldii DSM 17242 DNA segment TTGCGGTTCCCAAAGGCGGTATACTGGAATTTACGTATATCGGAATGTTCTCACAGAGAATAACTTGTGGGGGGGGGGATTTCCAACCTTGACGTTACGATGAAAGAGGATGCCGCCCGTTTGGACGAGGTCGTCATCCTCGGTTACGGCTCGCAGCGCCGCGCCGACGTGACGGCGGCCGTGTCGCAGATCGACGGCAAGGAGCTTCAGAAGATGCCGATGTCCAATATCTCGCAGGGACTGGCCGGCCGTCTGCCGGGGCTTATCTCCGTGCAGAATTCCGGACAGCCCGGTCAGGACCAAGCCAGCATGACCATTCGCGGCGCGAAGTCGGGTATTCTCTATATCGTCGACGGCGTGCAGCGTTCGATCAATGACATCGACCCCAACGATGTGGAGTCGGTATCGCTGCTGAAGGACGGCGCCGCCGTAGCGGTTTACGGTCTCGAAGCAGCCGGCGGTGTGATGATCGTAACGACCAAGAAGGGCAGACAGGGTGCGATGAATCTGACTTACAAGGGGTCCTACGGTGCGTCGTTCAATACCTCGTATCCCGAATTCCTCGACGGTCCGGGTTATGCTTACTGGTACAACAAGGCGCTCGAACTCGACGGTCAGGAGCCGATCTTCACGGCCAAGCATGTACAGATGATGCGCGAAGGCACGAACGGCTGGGGCAACACCAACTGGATCGACGAAATTTTCGGAACCGGTACGATTCAGCAGCACAGCGTCACTTCGACGGGCGGCAGCGACCGGATCAGTTATTTCGCTTCGCTGGGCTATATGAATCAGACCGGTAATGTCAAGAATTTCGATTACGACCGCTACAACCTGCGTACGAATATCGAAGCCAAGATTGCCAAGAGTCTGACCTTTACGTTTGGAGTGGCAGGTCAGATAGGAGATCGGAAGGAACCCGGATTCCCTGCCGGAGGAACTTCCGGCACCAGCGTTTCGACGGCCCCGTGGCTCTCGATTGCCGAGCAGGCCGCCTATGCGCATCCTTATCTGCCGAAGACCTATGACGGACTTCCGACCGCGAGCCAGAATAATTACGGGAATACGATCAATCCGATTGCCGCTACCGAACTGTCGGGCTATTCGAAATCACAGACCGTAGCCGTACAGACCAACGCTGCCCTGCAATGGGATCTTCCGTGGGTAAAGGGTCTCAGCCTGAAGGTTATGGGTGCGTACGACCGCAGCTCTACGACATCCAAAATCCTGAGTACGCCTTACTTCCTCATGTTGGCCAGCACGCCGAATTCGACCAGTCAGGATATCACTTATTCCAAGGCGTCGGATCCGCGCAACAATGCGAACGTCACGACCGGCAAGAAAACCAATAACCTGACCGAAGGATTCTCGCAGTGGCGCCGAATTACCTCTCAGGCCAGCATCAGCTATAAAAATACCTTTGCGGAGAAACACAAAGTCGATCTGTTGGCGCTGATCGAAACCCGCGATTACAAGACCAATAAATTCTCGGCTTCGGGTAAGGACATTCCGTTCCCGCAACTGCCCGAACTGGACCAAGCGACGACTCCGGCAGATAAGCCGATAGGCGGTTCCAGCGACGCTTCGCGTAAGGTCGGACTGGTTTTCCGCGGACAGTACAATTATGCCGATAAATATCTGTTCGAATTCTCAGGACGTTATGACGGGTCTTATAAGTTTATCGGCAACGTTTCGGGACGCCGCTGGGGATTCTT contains these protein-coding regions:
- a CDS encoding SusC/RagA family TonB-linked outer membrane protein, which produces MKEDAARLDEVVILGYGSQRRADVTAAVSQIDGKELQKMPMSNISQGLAGRLPGLISVQNSGQPGQDQASMTIRGAKSGILYIVDGVQRSINDIDPNDVESVSLLKDGAAVAVYGLEAAGGVMIVTTKKGRQGAMNLTYKGSYGASFNTSYPEFLDGPGYAYWYNKALELDGQEPIFTAKHVQMMREGTNGWGNTNWIDEIFGTGTIQQHSVTSTGGSDRISYFASLGYMNQTGNVKNFDYDRYNLRTNIEAKIAKSLTFTFGVAGQIGDRKEPGFPAGGTSGTSVSTAPWLSIAEQAAYAHPYLPKTYDGLPTASQNNYGNTINPIAATELSGYSKSQTVAVQTNAALQWDLPWVKGLSLKVMGAYDRSSTTSKILSTPYFLMLASTPNSTSQDITYSKASDPRNNANVTTGKKTNNLTEGFSQWRRITSQASISYKNTFAEKHKVDLLALIETRDYKTNKFSASGKDIPFPQLPELDQATTPADKPIGGSSDASRKVGLVFRGQYNYADKYLFEFSGRYDGSYKFIGNVSGRRWGFFPSVSLGWRMSEENFFAPLRNAVDNFKLRASFGSLGDDSGSAAYAFLSTFSNVSTAPSVVLGGVGQNGIMTSLVANELLTWERNYSYNVGFDLAMWSGKLGVEFDAFYNYIFDILGSNTGKPASMGGYYPTYINNNAQDVKGIDVKLTHRNHIGKDFQYGVTVNMTWAKDRWLRYQDSPNTPDYAKRTGKSRYMTMGFMTDGLFQSEEEIDNSPWISGSRPRVGDIKYKDLNGDGAITYDQDRAYLGRGQRPQFNGSVNLNASWKGLEFDILFVGAAVCDVSLTGTYYNWNEDNTIFTRPFKAGANSPRYLVEKAWTPENPNAEYPRLSLNPPNTNNSYASSFWYRDGKYLRLKSVHLGYTLPKNWTNKLRIQKVKVYIEGNNLCTWSGLPEGVDPEWPGVTNGYYPQQRTVVGGLEVSF